The genomic window TTTGGAAGTGTGGATGTTAAGGGATCTTATCAGAACAACTTGTGTGGACAAGGTGTGGCCAAGTGGAGAAGCAACTGCTTTTAACTTactccatctcttcttctctcACAACTGGAAAAAAGTAGAATTCCACCATCATCTATTGGATTTTGCTTACTCTCTTGACTTTTATGAGGATGcaccaaaatattaaaaaaaaaaaaagtaattaataaatcaattttatttttacaaaaaaaggAAATATATACCCTTAAATCATAtactaaatatatatattttttgtcaaCGAGGCTTAACCTCAGTAAATAaacatttttttatattagttaaaATATGTTTTCTCAATTATGTTAGAATTAATTACTTACTCAGTTAACAAGTTTTTTTTCTAGTCTATATTTAGCACATCAAAAATAAACAAACTGGTCTAAGGAAATAGTACTTTGAAATTCCAACTTGCAATAACGAGTTCATCCTCATACCAAGCTCATTACAGATTTACAGCCTCATCTTGAGCAATTGCAAGAAGGTAAGAACATGAGTTTtctccaataaaaaaaattaagcaagACCCACCCCCGCAAACTTACATTCCCATCATGACAACCCTGATTCTTTACAAAATTTTACATTTGTATTACCTTTCTTCTAGATAACATACAACAAAACTAAAGCTATATCCCACTGGCTGGAGTTGGCTACATTGCGAAGACAATGTCATTGCACCTTTTGCTGGATCATATCACCACCCAACTCAAATCTTCTAGAGAACGCCATAGAATATAACTTAACTTCTGTTAATCCatataaaaatacataatgtAGCATAAAAATGATGAATCAAAGGTAAAGAATTCACACATGACAAGAATTATACAACAAATTGTTGAAGGGTGAAGGAGCAAAATTTAAAGCCGCAGCAAGCAATTTATAGACACAAATAATCGCTTAATCAAGGTGGTGTTGGTGTATGTATCTCCACAAGACTGAAAAATATTTGCTCCATTTTTGCCTCAGGTCGAGTGATGGATTGTGTTAGCAGTGAATAACCCGATGAATGTGATCTGATCCTATCATCAATTATGACTCCGCTTTACATAATCGCGCAGGAACAAGTCCTGCCACTTCCATTTTCAAATTCATCATCTGATCCATCATCCTCACTGCAGTTGTAAGATAATTCCATATTATTGAATCAATTCAAGTAGGTAATAACACgcgaaaatgaaaaacaaaaaagagcCCATATTATTGAATCAATTCAAGTAGGTAATAACAcatgaaaaatgaaaaacaaaaagagcATCACATGAATACTGCTAGAAACCTTCAAGACTCGTTCACAACAAAATCATCAAGTATATAAACACTCTCAACACAGAATACATGAAATGAACGGTTCTGAACCTAGCAAAGTACAGATCGGGTAATAGACAGATTAAAAGAAAGACATAAACAAGGATAAAGCATAAAATATAGATCGAATCTCAATGTTCCCTGTCATTGCAACATGCTAATTTACTGgagaaaaaaaaacaagattttctgttttccttcttcactataCATTACACCCAACAAACTAAGGAAATTTTATGTTTTCCTTGTTCTCTATATATTACATCCAACAAACTAATGAGATTTTATGTTTTCCTTTGGGAGCAGCCATTTTCTGGAACCTGCATAACGCAAGAGCTTGTTCACCAGGCAGCCCCATGGGATTTGTATTGAGAATCACTGAAGTGACCTAGGAGGAAAGTATAGACTGAAGATAAACTTGAGTTCTAAATGTTGTATTAACATGGAAAAGACTTCGTGTGTGGACATTCAATTTGCCAGTGTTACATCGGCAGATTATGACAGGGTATGGGTATCATTGTTAGTGACATCCTGGCCGAATTAAAATTGGAACAAAATTACATGAGCTAAACTAAAGGGAGAAAGTGTAAGAAAGAAATTGAAATTTCTGTGGAACTGTGGGTGATAAAGAACTATTTAAATGAACAAAAGCTATATATTTTTGAGTAATTGATCTAAAGCAATTATTTTTACGCATGCCTATATAAACACATTAGACATACATACACTGTCTGATGTACTATGATCATCTGTTAGGCCAATCTTGCAAGGCTCATAAATAACATCTACAGTTTGATCCTTAGTAGGCATAATGATTTAGTCTCCAAAAAGGTTGCTGTGAGTGATTATGAACTGTTCGGGAGTTAATAAGAATTTTGGTAATAagatttttggcaaaaaaatATTGCAAAACTGCTAACAGCTAAAATCCTAATAAACTGATATTTGAAGAGTAGAATAAATGTAGTTCAAATTAGAAAAATTTTCTCAGAGTACTTACTTATAATAAGgtttcttttttcaattaaaaaaaaaaaacaaaaacaacaggTGCTTATCATACCTAACTTGtggaactttaaagccattcccAAAAATTTATCAATCACAAATTTGCATCTTTTACtgtcaaaaaagaaagaaaaaaagaccAGCAGAACAATCCCCAATAATACTTGCCATTAGCCCCTTCAGAAGCAAACAATAAAGCCAACTATGAAATGAGTTCTAGGGCAACTCCCTACTAAACTCCATATCTGACAAGTAAATTCATTAATTAATGAACAGCATTTCTTTACCCAAAAATAGTGTATTGCTGATTACACAGAGAGAATCAAATGGTAGATGAGCACACAATTCCTAAGGGGATTCTATTACTCTTGCAGTCTTGTTCATGTTTCTCCAACATCATAGCACAAGTATGAAAATTCTAAAGCAACCTCCGTTTTTGTGCTATTTCCAATAGTATACAAAATGTACATAGATCAACCAAAATATAAAAAGTACATGTCCTAGTAGCAATTATCAATAATCATCTTAGCATATCTGATTCACTAGCATCAGCTGCACCTAATGAAGTTCAGGTGCTCCTAATGATGAAGTCTGATAAACAGGACCTTTTAATATATGGCAAGGGGACAAATAGAATTATTTTTCCTTTAATAACAgctgaaatagaaaataaaatatccaAATACCTGGGCTCAAATTCTCGTATTTCAACAAGCTCACTACCACAAGCATCTGTCCACTGCACTCTCCTCCTCTCTGGTTGGGCACCAGGAGCATCAGCTACCTTTCCATCTGATGCTTCATGTTCATTAGCAGCGTCCACTGATTTATTAATTCGCGGCCTTTTCAAGCTACTTTTAAGTACAAcctttctattatcattctcattatcaataTGAGTAGAGGGATCCTTTCCCTGGTTGGAAACAAATGACCCTGAGGAGACATCATGCTGTTGAGCAGGGCCCACTTTGAGAGGAGATGGAGTGTCATGCCCTGCGGAAGTGCGACCAAAGCAAACAAAGGAGGCACACCCGCGGGGGAGGTAGTTCTTTGTGGAAGCCAGCTGGAGCTGAGTGTCAGATTCTTGGTCTACCAACTGGTAATGGTTCCACGGCGCAACTCTCATGGGTTTATCCTCACTCCTCTGACCCAGCAGAAGAAGGCTCAGGCCCTTGCTATATCCTGAAGCCGAAGACGAGAAGAACCCTCCTCCTTCTACTGCCAATAGCATCAGTTCTGCTCATGGGCACACCATAAAATGATTTCGATTTGTGGCTCCCTCCCTGAGAAGAACCAAAGAAACAAGCCTTTcaagaagaaacaaaaaagaatTGATTATCAGATTTGAGATCAGAACGACTTTATATTGCTTCAATTTTTTACACTTCTGATCTACTTTAACTATTTCTAACTATTTTTCATTCCACTTATT from Arachis ipaensis cultivar K30076 chromosome B09, Araip1.1, whole genome shotgun sequence includes these protein-coding regions:
- the LOC107618553 gene encoding uncharacterized protein LOC107618553, which encodes MLLAVEGGGFFSSSASGYSKGLSLLLLGQRSEDKPMRVAPWNHYQLVDQESDTQLQLASTKNYLPRGCASFVCFGRTSAGHDTPSPLKVGPAQQHDVSSGSFVSNQGKDPSTHIDNENDNRKVVLKSSLKRPRINKSVDAANEHEASDGKVADAPGAQPERRRVQWTDACGSELVEIREFEPSEDDGSDDEFENGSGRTCSCAIM